The following are encoded in a window of Roseimaritima ulvae genomic DNA:
- a CDS encoding transglutaminase family protein, with the protein MLRRCFVLIFMIGLAPSCLLPLWADDANGSAPHDASFQSLIEQVRPSVVTIKTLGRDGDQIQMGTGFVMDAEGLIATNFHVISEGRSFTVETRSGRKLPVTAVEASDRSGDLALIRVDVTGAPLPALSLSESELPTQGVRVLAFGNPLGLQDSVVAGIVSAVREVEGREMIQLAIPVQPGNSGGPVVDSQGVVVGIVNMKSAIDDNLGFAIPIGELQTLREKPNPVSIDRWVRLGKIDETKWTPIFGATWQQRGGLLSARGLGNGFGGRSLCLRSPVSDELPKEIAVEVRLDDESGAAGLAFHSDGEHRHYGFYASNGRLRLTCFKGPSVYSWQVLEELETQHYLPGQWNRLRVRLEPDGLKCFVNGQLVIESPDRQLTSGKFGLVKFRDTNPDFKSFQFGDDLPLRSLSDQAQDLLDDVIANPDKLSMVEASRVSQLGQSSDAVSRKLERQAVQWERQAERLRRLAADVQVAPTLERLADLLADPSAADRQLLRGSLLIAKLDNPDIDVDAYVGRVDAMAAEILADVPEDADVVERRKALHRYLFEENGFHGGRAEYDHPANSHLNSVIDDREGLPITMSILYMELGKRLGLSIEGVGLPGHFVVKHVISDSDEQLVDVFERGKLLSREDAAAIVAAYTNRVLTDDHLRGQTVVEILARVLNNLIGVAGRTQDVESLHRYCGALIAVRPDSVRARMLRSQVRAATDRRSGAIEDLDWLIEQDPPGLDLGATLRLRESLLDK; encoded by the coding sequence ATGCTGCGACGATGTTTTGTCCTGATCTTCATGATCGGTCTTGCTCCTTCCTGCCTGCTGCCGCTATGGGCCGATGATGCGAACGGCTCGGCGCCCCATGATGCGTCCTTTCAGTCCTTGATCGAACAGGTGCGGCCGTCGGTCGTCACCATCAAAACGCTTGGACGCGATGGCGATCAGATTCAGATGGGAACCGGTTTCGTAATGGATGCCGAGGGGCTGATTGCGACCAACTTTCACGTAATTAGTGAAGGTCGGTCGTTCACGGTGGAAACCCGCTCGGGCCGTAAATTGCCGGTGACTGCGGTGGAAGCTTCGGACCGCTCGGGCGACTTGGCATTGATTCGCGTCGACGTTACCGGTGCCCCGCTACCCGCTCTGTCGCTGTCCGAAAGCGAACTCCCCACTCAGGGCGTCAGGGTGCTGGCTTTCGGAAATCCGCTCGGGTTGCAAGACAGCGTGGTGGCCGGAATCGTCTCCGCGGTCCGCGAAGTCGAAGGACGCGAAATGATTCAGCTGGCGATTCCCGTTCAGCCTGGAAACAGCGGCGGCCCCGTCGTCGACTCGCAGGGAGTGGTGGTCGGCATCGTCAACATGAAATCCGCGATCGACGACAACCTTGGATTTGCCATTCCGATCGGTGAACTTCAAACCCTGCGCGAAAAACCCAATCCCGTCAGCATCGACCGCTGGGTGCGATTGGGAAAAATCGACGAGACAAAATGGACGCCCATATTCGGTGCCACTTGGCAGCAGCGTGGAGGTTTGCTTTCGGCTCGCGGCTTGGGAAACGGTTTCGGCGGCCGCTCACTGTGCCTGCGCAGTCCGGTGTCCGACGAGCTTCCTAAGGAGATTGCGGTGGAGGTGCGTTTGGATGACGAGTCCGGCGCGGCCGGCTTGGCTTTTCACTCCGACGGCGAACATCGACACTATGGTTTCTACGCCAGCAACGGACGTTTGCGTCTGACCTGCTTCAAAGGACCTTCGGTGTATTCATGGCAGGTCTTGGAAGAATTGGAAACGCAGCACTACCTGCCCGGCCAATGGAACCGCCTTCGTGTGCGTCTGGAACCGGACGGATTGAAGTGTTTTGTCAATGGACAACTAGTGATCGAATCGCCCGACCGCCAGCTGACATCCGGGAAGTTTGGTTTGGTGAAATTTCGCGATACCAATCCCGATTTCAAAAGCTTCCAATTCGGAGACGATCTTCCCCTCCGCTCTCTCTCGGACCAAGCCCAGGACTTGCTCGACGACGTCATTGCAAACCCTGACAAACTGTCGATGGTCGAAGCGTCTCGGGTTTCGCAGCTTGGTCAGTCGAGCGACGCCGTGTCGCGTAAACTGGAACGACAGGCAGTTCAATGGGAACGGCAGGCCGAGCGGTTGCGAAGACTGGCGGCCGACGTGCAAGTTGCACCAACACTGGAGCGTTTGGCTGATTTATTGGCCGATCCGTCTGCGGCAGATAGGCAGCTGTTGCGGGGCAGTTTACTGATCGCAAAGCTCGACAATCCCGACATCGATGTCGACGCCTATGTGGGCCGAGTCGATGCGATGGCCGCAGAGATTCTCGCCGATGTGCCCGAGGACGCCGATGTCGTCGAACGCCGCAAAGCCCTACACCGGTATTTGTTTGAGGAGAACGGGTTTCACGGCGGGCGTGCCGAATATGATCATCCCGCCAACAGCCATCTGAATAGCGTGATCGACGACCGCGAAGGGCTGCCCATCACCATGTCGATTCTTTACATGGAGTTGGGCAAACGACTTGGCCTATCCATCGAAGGTGTCGGCTTGCCGGGGCATTTTGTGGTCAAGCACGTCATCTCCGACAGCGACGAACAGTTGGTGGATGTGTTTGAGCGGGGTAAGCTGCTGTCTCGAGAAGATGCCGCGGCCATCGTTGCCGCTTACACAAACCGAGTTCTGACGGACGATCATTTGCGTGGTCAGACCGTTGTCGAAATCCTGGCTCGTGTGCTCAATAACCTGATTGGCGTTGCGGGTCGCACGCAAGACGTGGAATCGCTGCATCGCTACTGCGGAGCTCTGATTGCGGTCCGGCCCGATTCGGTCAGAGCACGTATGTTGCGTTCCCAGGTCCGCGCGGCCACCGATCGACGCAGCGGAGCCATTGAAGATCTTGACTGGCTGATCGAACAAGATCCTCCGGGACTCGATTTGGGTGCAACGCTACGATTGCGTGAATCCCTGCTCGACAAGTAA
- a CDS encoding PSD1 and planctomycete cytochrome C domain-containing protein, with the protein MTPCRVPARRTYIWIAMLLCLAVAYCGSHATANEIRFSRDVRPILAEYCVQCHGPDEQHREADLRLDIADASTAAAIVPGDPDASEMILRLTAEDPDIRMPPPEMQKRPTAEEIDILRRWIAEGAPFEGHWSYQPIRRPDVPSPRGAASTDIDRFVVAALEKNELQLAPRLDRRRLIRRASFDLIGLPPSPAEVEAFVNDEAADNEAFAKVIDRLLQSPRYGERWGRHWLDIARYADTHGGSAIGFKRFPFSYTYRDYVIAAFNADLPYDEFILQQLAADQLDLPANDPALAALGFLTVGMQFRSVHDLIDDQIDVVTRGLMGMTVACARCHDHKFDEIPTTDYYALYATLASSEPPEDLPVLGKPSLTDQLRNYQDKLEKRQTIYRDMVRDQTEVMRNRLRSQVGLYLTELAKRVPEQDLSAAFLSYRTDDVRPVVLHRWRLYMRTLSEQDPVFFAWVRLQDTPEDQFQASCEQLVQTLKAENGDPAKFANLHNMSVEAPKWNPRVLSTLEEAKPASLVELAAAYGQLFADVHLDWLTALRDASLEATPDEQIVTDEDPRHAEINSAINQQLRRHLYEPGTPTDVPDNVAAKLLNRTVKDKLSGKRGTIHSLHLNSPGSPPRGMVLTESATPPETRVFLRGNPLSRGEPVTARFLTAVAPHDSTPFADGQRRRGLAEAIIDPANPLTRRVIVNWIWRHHFGLGLVRTPDDLGTRGTPPTHPQLLDYLATVFAEDDWSINKMHRRIMLSDVYQQASVENPAARRRDPENRLLWRMPRKRLEMESMRDALLAVSGELDTTTIGGRPFDLETNPVVPRRSVYAFINRDIISSLSSTFDGADPTSCTVKRPDTTVPQQTLYALNSAFIQDRAAAVAKLAVDAADADADRVDWLYQRIYLRRPDKAERDLAIGFVTRPQAEGDAADDDTATDRWTQLAHAMLASNEFIFLD; encoded by the coding sequence ATGACACCTTGCCGAGTTCCTGCCCGCCGCACGTACATTTGGATTGCGATGCTGCTGTGCTTGGCGGTTGCCTACTGTGGATCGCATGCCACTGCCAACGAGATCCGCTTTAGCCGCGACGTGCGACCGATCCTGGCAGAGTATTGTGTGCAGTGCCATGGTCCGGACGAGCAGCATCGCGAAGCCGACTTACGGCTGGATATCGCCGACGCAAGTACGGCGGCTGCGATCGTGCCAGGCGATCCGGATGCCAGCGAAATGATCTTGCGGTTGACGGCCGAAGATCCGGACATACGGATGCCGCCTCCGGAAATGCAAAAACGTCCCACGGCAGAAGAGATCGATATCTTGCGGCGCTGGATCGCCGAGGGAGCCCCGTTCGAAGGGCATTGGTCTTATCAACCGATTCGCCGCCCGGATGTTCCCTCGCCCCGCGGCGCCGCGTCCACCGATATCGATCGCTTCGTGGTCGCTGCTTTGGAGAAGAACGAACTGCAACTGGCCCCGCGGTTGGATCGTCGGCGGTTGATCAGGCGAGCAAGTTTTGACCTGATCGGCCTGCCTCCGTCGCCCGCCGAGGTCGAAGCGTTTGTTAACGACGAGGCTGCCGACAACGAGGCCTTCGCAAAGGTCATCGATCGTTTGCTCCAATCACCACGCTATGGCGAACGCTGGGGCCGGCACTGGTTGGATATCGCACGCTACGCGGACACCCACGGTGGATCGGCCATCGGCTTCAAACGGTTTCCGTTTTCCTACACCTATCGCGACTACGTGATCGCCGCGTTCAACGCCGACTTGCCCTACGACGAATTCATTCTGCAGCAGCTGGCCGCCGATCAACTGGATTTACCCGCCAACGATCCTGCTCTGGCGGCATTGGGCTTCCTGACGGTGGGCATGCAGTTTCGCAGCGTGCACGATTTGATCGACGACCAGATCGATGTGGTCACCCGTGGACTGATGGGCATGACGGTCGCTTGCGCGCGCTGCCACGATCACAAATTCGACGAGATCCCAACCACCGATTACTACGCCCTGTACGCGACGCTGGCCAGCAGCGAGCCGCCGGAAGATCTTCCCGTTTTGGGCAAACCGTCGCTGACCGACCAGTTGCGCAACTATCAGGATAAGTTGGAAAAGCGGCAAACGATCTATCGCGATATGGTCCGCGACCAGACGGAAGTGATGCGAAACCGGTTGCGCAGCCAGGTCGGTTTGTACTTGACCGAATTGGCCAAGAGAGTGCCCGAGCAGGATCTTTCGGCAGCGTTCTTGTCGTATCGCACCGACGATGTGCGGCCCGTGGTGCTGCACCGTTGGCGTCTTTATATGCGCACGCTGAGCGAACAGGATCCGGTGTTCTTTGCTTGGGTCCGTTTGCAGGACACCCCGGAGGACCAGTTCCAAGCTTCCTGCGAACAATTGGTACAGACGTTGAAAGCCGAGAACGGCGATCCGGCGAAGTTTGCAAACCTGCACAACATGAGCGTCGAAGCACCGAAATGGAATCCGCGAGTTCTGAGCACGCTGGAAGAAGCCAAACCGGCGTCGTTGGTCGAATTGGCCGCAGCCTATGGCCAGCTGTTTGCCGACGTGCATCTCGACTGGTTGACCGCGCTCCGTGACGCCTCCTTGGAAGCGACGCCGGACGAGCAGATCGTGACGGACGAAGATCCGCGACACGCCGAAATCAATAGTGCCATCAATCAACAACTGCGGCGACACCTGTACGAACCCGGCACCCCGACCGACGTGCCGGACAACGTCGCCGCGAAACTGCTGAACCGAACGGTAAAGGATAAACTGTCGGGCAAGCGTGGTACGATCCATAGCTTGCACCTCAACTCGCCCGGTTCGCCGCCGCGCGGGATGGTGCTGACCGAATCGGCGACGCCGCCGGAAACCCGCGTGTTCCTCCGCGGCAATCCGCTCAGCCGTGGGGAGCCTGTCACCGCGAGGTTCCTGACGGCTGTGGCTCCGCACGACTCCACACCCTTTGCCGATGGGCAGCGGCGCCGCGGTCTGGCCGAAGCCATTATCGATCCGGCCAACCCGCTGACTCGGCGGGTGATCGTGAACTGGATTTGGCGGCACCATTTCGGTTTGGGACTGGTTCGTACGCCCGACGATTTGGGAACCCGCGGCACGCCGCCCACGCATCCGCAACTGCTGGACTATCTGGCCACGGTGTTTGCCGAAGACGATTGGTCGATCAATAAAATGCATCGGCGGATCATGCTGTCCGACGTCTATCAGCAGGCCTCGGTAGAAAACCCCGCGGCTCGCCGCCGTGATCCCGAGAACCGCCTGTTGTGGCGGATGCCCCGCAAACGCTTGGAAATGGAATCGATGAGAGACGCCCTATTGGCCGTTTCGGGCGAGCTGGATACAACGACCATCGGTGGTCGCCCGTTTGATCTGGAAACCAATCCGGTGGTTCCCCGCCGCAGCGTGTACGCATTCATTAATCGCGACATCATATCCAGTTTGTCCAGCACCTTTGATGGAGCGGACCCAACGTCGTGCACGGTCAAACGGCCCGACACGACGGTCCCCCAGCAAACGTTGTACGCGTTGAATTCCGCCTTCATTCAAGACCGCGCCGCCGCGGTGGCCAAGCTGGCCGTCGACGCGGCCGATGCCGATGCCGACCGAGTCGATTGGTTGTACCAGCGGATTTATCTGCGTCGGCCCGACAAAGCCGAACGCGACCTGGCAATTGGCTTTGTCACGCGGCCCCAAGCCGAAGGCGACGCCGCCGATGACGACACCGCCACCGATCGATGGACTCAACTGGCCCATGCCATGCTGGCGTCCAATGAATTTATTTTCTTAGATTGA
- a CDS encoding serine hydrolase domain-containing protein, with product MKRRTILQAGLGLAIGSPLLAAMKQENFDAVAKVLEQGTESRLLDAAAIYVRQGATQFSRSFGAAKTEDAVFLLASISKPISIAAVMTLFDRGLFRLDDPVHKFIPEFTADGRDKITMRQLMTHVSGLPDQLPENAELRSRHAGLDEFVDAAIRTPLRFAPGSRYRYSSIAILLASEVAQRISGKSIAELVDETVLGPLEMKHSALGVGRLDFDSLMRCQVENSAPESGAGDPTSKDWNWNSRYWRNLGAPWGGAHGSAPDVARFLEEFLHPQGKLLKPETMQSMISNHNPAHLRPRGLGFDLGKRLGGAYLSDNAFGHGGSTGTLCWADPQTDSIFVVLTTLPSNAADPHPREVTSRLVGEAVG from the coding sequence ATGAAACGACGCACCATCCTGCAAGCCGGCTTGGGACTTGCAATCGGCTCTCCACTGTTGGCTGCCATGAAACAAGAAAACTTCGATGCGGTCGCTAAGGTGCTGGAGCAAGGCACGGAGTCGAGATTACTGGACGCTGCGGCGATTTACGTGCGACAAGGCGCGACGCAATTCAGTCGCTCGTTCGGTGCGGCGAAAACGGAGGACGCCGTGTTCTTGCTGGCTTCGATCTCGAAACCGATTTCAATTGCAGCGGTCATGACATTATTTGACCGCGGGCTATTTCGGTTGGATGATCCGGTTCACAAATTCATCCCCGAATTCACCGCCGACGGTCGCGATAAGATCACGATGCGTCAATTGATGACCCACGTATCCGGGCTGCCCGATCAATTGCCTGAAAACGCTGAACTGCGTAGCCGCCACGCGGGACTGGATGAATTTGTCGACGCCGCTATCCGTACGCCCTTGCGGTTCGCACCTGGTTCGCGATACCGCTACTCCAGCATCGCGATCTTGCTGGCCAGCGAAGTCGCTCAGCGGATCAGCGGAAAATCGATTGCCGAGCTGGTCGACGAGACCGTCTTGGGACCGCTGGAAATGAAGCACTCGGCGCTGGGCGTCGGTCGCTTGGACTTCGACTCGTTGATGCGGTGCCAAGTCGAAAACTCGGCTCCCGAATCGGGGGCCGGCGATCCAACGAGCAAAGACTGGAATTGGAACAGCCGCTATTGGCGGAACCTCGGAGCGCCCTGGGGCGGTGCTCATGGATCGGCCCCGGACGTCGCCCGGTTTCTTGAAGAGTTCCTCCATCCACAAGGCAAATTGCTGAAGCCCGAAACCATGCAGTCGATGATTAGCAATCACAACCCAGCCCACCTTCGACCACGAGGCCTGGGCTTTGACCTAGGCAAACGACTGGGCGGTGCGTACTTGAGCGACAACGCGTTTGGCCACGGTGGATCGACGGGCACACTGTGCTGGGCGGATCCCCAAACCGATTCCATCTTTGTGGTCTTAACGACACTGCCTTCGAACGCCGCCGATCCGCATCCGCGCGAAGTGACTTCGCGGCTCGTCGGCGAAGCGGTTGGCTAG
- a CDS encoding DUF1501 domain-containing protein: MERFIASPRRQFLQRCGLGIGSLALTDMLAGQAATAGSANGTTAPHHPARAQHVIHVFLNGGMSQVDTFDPKPELTRRAGQMLPFDNLQTERKTGVALPSPFTFKQHGECGMPISDLFPHVAECADELAVIRSMHAELPSHEMMLMLMNTGHSRLVRPSFGSWLSWGMGSENQNLPGFVALCPGGLPVGGAGNWRSAFLPGAYQGTLVDTAHTDPTKLIRHIRNERLSKADQQAQLEVLQALNAKHLAQRPDEAALEARIQSFDLAYRMQMEATDAFDISQESEHILNLYGEGTQNRQLLLARRLVERGVRYVQVWHGAGQPWDSHSNIKATHRNVAKQCDQGIAALIKDLKQRGLLDKTLILCSGEFGRTPSVELGQNGSGASQGRDHNHWGFSLWMAGGGVKGGTIYGATDEFGFKAVENPVSVHDLHATMLHLLGFDHERLTYRYAGRDYRLTDLSGQVVRDVIG, from the coding sequence ATGGAACGTTTCATCGCCTCTCCTCGCCGGCAGTTTCTACAGCGCTGTGGTCTGGGGATCGGCTCGCTAGCGCTGACCGATATGCTGGCCGGCCAGGCCGCGACCGCTGGGTCCGCAAACGGTACCACCGCCCCCCACCATCCGGCTCGCGCCCAGCACGTCATTCACGTTTTTTTGAATGGCGGCATGTCGCAGGTGGATACCTTCGACCCCAAGCCCGAGTTGACCCGTCGAGCCGGTCAGATGTTGCCGTTTGATAACCTGCAGACCGAACGCAAAACGGGGGTGGCTCTGCCCTCACCGTTTACGTTCAAACAGCACGGTGAGTGCGGGATGCCGATCAGCGACTTGTTCCCACACGTGGCTGAGTGCGCCGACGAGCTGGCGGTGATTCGTTCGATGCATGCCGAATTGCCCAGTCATGAAATGATGCTGATGTTGATGAACACCGGGCATTCCCGCTTGGTGCGTCCCAGTTTCGGTTCGTGGTTGAGCTGGGGCATGGGCAGCGAGAATCAGAACCTACCTGGATTTGTTGCCTTATGTCCGGGCGGCCTACCGGTCGGCGGCGCTGGCAATTGGCGTTCCGCGTTCCTGCCCGGTGCCTACCAGGGTACGTTGGTGGACACGGCCCACACCGATCCGACCAAGCTGATTCGCCATATTCGTAACGAGCGGTTATCGAAAGCGGACCAACAGGCTCAGCTGGAAGTCCTGCAGGCACTCAACGCCAAGCACCTCGCCCAGCGTCCGGACGAAGCCGCCCTCGAAGCTCGGATTCAATCCTTTGATTTGGCGTACCGCATGCAGATGGAAGCCACCGACGCGTTCGACATTAGCCAGGAATCGGAGCACATTTTAAACCTGTACGGCGAAGGGACACAGAATCGACAATTGCTGCTGGCTCGGCGGTTGGTCGAACGCGGCGTGCGATACGTGCAAGTTTGGCACGGCGCCGGCCAACCATGGGACAGTCACAGCAACATCAAAGCCACCCACCGGAACGTCGCCAAACAGTGTGACCAAGGAATCGCGGCCCTGATCAAGGACCTCAAGCAACGCGGCCTGCTCGACAAGACCCTGATCCTGTGCAGCGGCGAATTCGGACGCACGCCCTCGGTGGAACTGGGACAAAACGGATCGGGCGCCAGCCAGGGGCGCGACCACAACCACTGGGGCTTCTCGCTGTGGATGGCCGGTGGGGGTGTGAAAGGCGGCACGATTTACGGCGCGACGGATGAGTTTGGATTTAAAGCCGTCGAAAATCCGGTTTCGGTGCATGACCTGCATGCCACGATGCTGCACCTGTTGGGCTTCGACCATGAACGCTTGACGTACCGTTATGCCGGCCGCGATTACCGCCTGACCGACCTCTCCGGCCAAGTCGTCCGTGACGTGATTGGGTGA
- a CDS encoding arylsulfatase — MSRLSYLTIMVSALLLSFSALSQAAKPNVILVMADDQGYGDLGCTGNPIIKTPNIDQLASESSGLSDYHVAPTCSPTRCSLLTGHWTNRTGVWHTIMGRSMLRENEVTVGQMFSDAGYETGMFGKWHLGDNYPYRPEDRGFTEVFRHGGGGVGQTPDVWNNAYFDGSYFHNGELVPAEGFCTDVFFDRANAFITKCAKQEQPFFAYISTNAPHGPLHCPQKYLDMYEGQSDKIAAFFGMITNIDDNVGKTRRLIEELGIADDTIFVYTTDNGTATGANIFNAGMRGRKGSPYDGGHRVPFFLHWPAGGIDQQHDVDELTHVVDIVPTLLAMTGVEKPAEVKFDGVSIADLLDPKKDVDWPERFVISDSQRVRDPIKWRGSSVMSQKYRLINGQELYDMTADPGQQKDIAKQHPEVVAEMRAFYDQWWAELEPTFSQTTEIYLGHPQHPVVSLTAHDWIQGVNPPWHQGSIRAANLKQRGSKKLVHEGHWAVKALRDGKYRISLRRWPVESRTAINASLPAGDNVPGASKAFRTTPGKSIGATHAVLRIDGQDIDRKPVEADVEEVSFVTELKQGSHQLAPFFEVEQGELGAYYVVVTSLD, encoded by the coding sequence ATGTCGCGTTTGAGTTACCTGACGATTATGGTATCCGCGTTGCTGCTGAGTTTTTCAGCATTGTCGCAGGCGGCCAAGCCCAATGTCATCTTGGTGATGGCGGACGACCAGGGTTACGGCGACCTTGGATGTACGGGGAATCCGATCATCAAGACGCCCAACATTGATCAGCTGGCGTCCGAATCGTCTGGGCTGAGCGACTACCATGTTGCGCCGACCTGTTCTCCCACGCGTTGCTCACTGCTGACTGGGCACTGGACCAATCGCACTGGCGTCTGGCACACGATCATGGGCCGTTCGATGCTGCGTGAAAATGAAGTCACCGTGGGGCAGATGTTCAGCGATGCCGGCTACGAAACCGGGATGTTTGGGAAATGGCACCTTGGTGACAACTATCCCTACCGTCCCGAAGATCGCGGCTTTACGGAGGTTTTTCGGCACGGTGGTGGCGGTGTCGGACAAACCCCGGATGTTTGGAACAATGCCTATTTCGATGGTTCCTATTTCCACAACGGCGAACTCGTTCCGGCCGAAGGATTCTGCACCGACGTGTTCTTCGACCGCGCCAATGCGTTTATCACCAAGTGTGCCAAGCAGGAGCAGCCGTTCTTCGCGTACATCTCGACCAATGCACCTCACGGCCCGCTGCATTGCCCCCAGAAATATCTTGATATGTATGAAGGGCAATCCGATAAAATCGCCGCTTTCTTTGGCATGATTACCAACATCGACGATAACGTCGGCAAGACGCGCCGGTTGATCGAAGAGCTGGGAATCGCGGACGATACGATCTTTGTTTATACGACCGACAACGGTACGGCCACCGGAGCGAATATTTTCAATGCGGGGATGAGGGGCCGCAAGGGAAGTCCTTACGATGGGGGGCACCGCGTCCCGTTCTTTCTGCATTGGCCCGCTGGTGGCATCGACCAGCAGCATGACGTTGATGAACTCACTCACGTGGTCGATATTGTCCCCACGTTGCTGGCGATGACCGGCGTGGAAAAGCCTGCAGAGGTGAAGTTTGATGGCGTCTCCATTGCCGACTTGCTGGACCCCAAGAAAGACGTGGATTGGCCGGAGCGTTTTGTGATTAGCGATTCGCAACGCGTGCGCGATCCGATCAAGTGGCGTGGTTCGTCGGTGATGTCGCAAAAATATCGGCTGATCAACGGCCAGGAACTGTACGACATGACCGCCGACCCCGGCCAACAAAAGGACATCGCGAAACAGCATCCAGAAGTCGTTGCGGAGATGCGAGCGTTTTATGATCAATGGTGGGCCGAGCTGGAACCCACGTTTTCTCAGACCACCGAAATATACCTCGGCCATCCTCAACATCCCGTGGTCAGCCTCACCGCCCACGACTGGATTCAGGGCGTCAATCCGCCATGGCACCAAGGTTCCATCCGCGCTGCAAACCTCAAGCAGCGAGGCTCCAAGAAGCTCGTCCATGAGGGACACTGGGCCGTGAAAGCCCTACGAGATGGTAAGTATCGCATCTCGCTCCGCCGCTGGCCTGTTGAGTCGCGCACTGCGATCAATGCATCGCTTCCCGCTGGAGACAATGTTCCTGGAGCCTCGAAGGCCTTTCGGACCACGCCAGGAAAATCCATCGGCGCCACCCACGCCGTGCTCCGAATCGACGGACAAGACATTGATCGCAAACCCGTCGAAGCAGACGTCGAAGAGGTCAGCTTCGTCACGGAGCTGAAGCAGGGCTCGCATCAACTTGCTCCGTTCTTCGAAGTCGAACAAGGGGAACTGGGGGCGTATTACGTCGTCGTGACCAGTCTCGACTAA